The genomic segment CGAGGTCCTTATGCTCCCCACTCAATGCCCTATGATTACCACAACCGTGGACCGTATTCATCTCAAGGTTCACATTACAATTCTCCCGGTTACGGTGGTTATCCTCCACAGCATATGCCCCCTAGAGGTGGATATAATGCTGGCTGGGACCAAAGACCTCCACCTTCTGGTCCTTACGATTATTATGGTAGACAAGGAGCTCAAACCTCTGGTCCAGTTCCACCTCCTGACCATGCACCTTCTCCTGCCTTGGGTGGTCACCCTCCTTCCCAAGTAAGTTATGGTTACGGTCAGAGTCACGGCCAAGAGTATGGACATGCTGCTCCTTACTCCC from the Camelina sativa cultivar DH55 unplaced genomic scaffold, Cs unpScaffold05297, whole genome shotgun sequence genome contains:
- the LOC109131793 gene encoding probable calcium-binding protein CML50; this encodes GPYAPHSMPYDYHNRGPYSSQGSHYNSPGYGGYPPQHMPPRGGYNAGWDQRPPPSGPYDYYGRQGAQTSGPVPPPDHAPSPALGGHPPSQVSYGYGQSHGQEYGHAAPYSQTGHQQTYGQMYEQPKYDNNPPMQPPYGASYPPVGGAQPGYSQMQQPGGRPYGMQQGPVQQGYGPPRPAAATPSGDVP